From Streptomyces sp. HUAS MG91, the proteins below share one genomic window:
- the pta gene encoding phosphate acetyltransferase, whose product MTRSVYVTGIDRGDGRQVVELGVMELLTRQVDRVGVFRPLVHDGPDRLFDLLRARYRLTQDPASVYGMQYAEASTIQAEQGTDELVSQLVDRFHAVTRDYDVVLVLGTDFADTQLPDELALNARLANEFGASVIPVVGGKKQTAESVRAEVRNAFRAYDGLGCDVLAMVVNRVRPEDRDEIDERLGNRLPVPCYVLPDEAALSAPTVAQITHALGGTVLLGDYSGLARDALDFVFGGAMLPNFLNALTPGCLVVTPGDRADLVVGSLAAHSAGTPPIAGVLLTLDERPGEEILKLADRLAPGTPVVAVSGGSFPTAAELFALEGKMNAATPRKAETALGLFEHYADTAALLRTIQAPSSDRLTPMMFEHKLLEQARSDKRRVVLPEGTEERVLRAADVLLRRGVCDLTLLGPVEQIRKRAADLGVDLAGSELIDPATSELRDRFAQEYAQLRAHKGVTVELAHDVVADVNYFGTLMVQEGLADGMVSGSVHSTAATIRPAFEIIKTKPDAAIVSSVFFMCLADKVLVYGDCAVNPDPNAQQLADIAAQSAATAAQFGVDPRIAMLSYSTGTSGSGADVDKVREATEIVKERRPDLKIEGPIQYDAAVEPSVAATKLPGSEVAGQASVLIFPDLNTGNNTYKAVQRSAGAIAVGPVLQGLRKPVNDLSRGALVQDIVNTVVITAIQAQTSTEKASAQ is encoded by the coding sequence GTGACGCGCAGCGTGTACGTGACCGGAATCGACCGGGGCGACGGCCGGCAGGTCGTCGAGCTGGGAGTCATGGAGCTGCTGACCCGCCAGGTCGACCGGGTGGGTGTCTTCCGTCCGCTGGTCCACGACGGTCCGGACCGGCTCTTCGATCTGCTGCGGGCCCGCTACCGGCTCACCCAGGATCCGGCGAGCGTGTACGGGATGCAGTACGCCGAGGCGTCCACGATCCAGGCCGAGCAGGGCACCGACGAGCTGGTGTCGCAGCTGGTCGACCGGTTCCACGCGGTGACCCGGGACTACGACGTCGTCCTGGTGCTCGGCACCGACTTCGCGGACACCCAGCTCCCCGACGAGCTGGCCCTCAACGCCCGGCTCGCGAACGAGTTCGGCGCGTCCGTGATCCCGGTGGTCGGCGGCAAGAAGCAGACGGCGGAATCGGTGCGCGCCGAGGTCCGCAACGCCTTCCGCGCCTACGACGGCCTGGGCTGCGACGTCCTCGCGATGGTGGTCAACCGGGTCAGACCCGAGGACCGCGACGAGATCGACGAGCGGCTCGGCAACCGGCTGCCGGTGCCCTGTTACGTGCTGCCCGACGAGGCCGCGCTCTCCGCGCCGACCGTCGCCCAGATCACCCACGCGCTCGGCGGCACGGTGCTGCTCGGCGACTACTCGGGCCTGGCCAGGGACGCCCTGGACTTCGTCTTCGGCGGCGCGATGCTGCCGAACTTCCTCAACGCGCTGACCCCGGGCTGCCTGGTCGTCACCCCCGGGGACCGGGCGGACCTGGTGGTGGGCTCGCTGGCCGCGCACAGCGCCGGGACCCCGCCGATCGCCGGGGTGCTGCTGACCCTGGACGAGCGGCCCGGCGAGGAGATCCTGAAGCTGGCCGACCGGCTCGCGCCCGGCACCCCCGTCGTCGCCGTGTCCGGCGGCTCCTTCCCCACCGCGGCGGAACTCTTCGCGCTGGAGGGGAAGATGAACGCGGCGACGCCGCGCAAGGCGGAGACCGCCCTCGGCCTGTTCGAGCACTACGCCGACACGGCCGCCCTGCTGCGCACCATCCAGGCGCCCTCCTCGGACCGGCTGACGCCGATGATGTTCGAGCACAAGCTGCTCGAACAGGCCCGCTCGGACAAGCGGCGCGTCGTACTGCCCGAGGGCACCGAGGAGCGCGTGCTGCGCGCGGCGGACGTGCTGCTGCGGCGCGGGGTGTGCGACCTGACGCTGCTCGGCCCGGTCGAGCAGATCCGCAAGCGGGCCGCCGACCTCGGCGTGGACCTCGCGGGCAGCGAGCTGATCGACCCGGCCACCTCGGAGCTGCGGGACCGTTTCGCCCAGGAGTACGCGCAGCTGCGCGCCCACAAGGGGGTCACCGTCGAGCTGGCGCACGACGTGGTCGCCGATGTGAACTACTTCGGCACGCTGATGGTCCAGGAGGGCCTGGCCGACGGCATGGTGTCGGGGTCGGTGCACTCCACGGCAGCCACCATCCGCCCGGCGTTCGAGATCATCAAGACCAAGCCGGACGCCGCGATCGTGTCGTCGGTCTTCTTCATGTGCCTGGCCGACAAGGTCCTGGTCTACGGCGACTGCGCGGTGAACCCGGATCCGAACGCGCAGCAGCTCGCCGACATCGCCGCCCAGTCCGCCGCCACCGCCGCGCAGTTCGGCGTGGACCCGCGGATCGCGATGCTGTCGTACTCGACCGGCACCTCCGGCTCGGGCGCCGACGTCGACAAGGTCCGCGAGGCCACCGAGATCGTCAAGGAGCGGCGCCCCGACCTGAAGATCGAGGGCCCGATCCAGTACGACGCGGCCGTCGAGCCGTCGGTCGCGGCCACCAAGCTGCCCGGCTCCGAGGTCGCCGGGCAGGCGAGCGTGCTGATCTTCCCCGACCTCAACACCGGCAACAACACCTACAAGGCCGTGCAGCGCTCGGCCGGCGCGATCGCCGTCGGCCCGGTCCTCCAGGGCCTGCGCAAGCCGGTCAACGACCTGTCCCGCGGCGCGCTCGTGCAGGACATCGTCAACACGGTCGTCATCACGGCGATCCAGGCCCAGACCTCCACCGAAAAGGCATCCGCCCAGTGA
- a CDS encoding ATP-dependent 6-phosphofructokinase, with protein MRIGVLTAGGDCPGLNAVIRSVVHRAVTHYGDEVIGFEDGYAGLLDGRFRPLDLNAVSGILARGGTILGSSRLERDRFRAACDNAKELMDKSSLDALIPIGGEGTLTAARMLSDAGVPVIGVPKTIDNDISSTDRTFGFDTAVGVATEAMDRLKTTAESHQRVMVVEVMGRHAGWIALESGMAGGAHGICLPERPFDPADLVKMVEERFSRGKKFAVICVAEGAHPAEGTMDYGKGAIDQFGHERFQGIGTALAYELESRLGKEARPVILGHVQRGGTPTAYDRVLATRFGWHAVEAAHRAEYGRMTALRGTDITMVPLAEAVTELKTVPKDRMDEAESVF; from the coding sequence ATGCGCATCGGAGTTCTCACCGCAGGCGGCGACTGTCCTGGTCTGAACGCAGTGATCCGGTCGGTCGTGCACCGAGCCGTCACGCACTACGGAGACGAGGTCATCGGCTTCGAGGACGGTTACGCGGGCCTGCTCGACGGCCGCTTCCGCCCGCTGGATCTGAACGCGGTCAGCGGCATCCTGGCCCGCGGCGGCACCATCCTCGGCTCGTCCCGGCTGGAGCGGGACCGCTTCCGCGCCGCGTGCGACAACGCCAAGGAGCTGATGGACAAGAGCAGCCTCGACGCGCTCATCCCCATCGGCGGCGAGGGCACGCTGACCGCCGCCCGCATGCTCTCCGACGCGGGCGTCCCGGTGATCGGCGTCCCGAAGACGATCGACAACGACATCTCCTCCACCGACCGCACTTTCGGCTTCGACACGGCCGTCGGCGTCGCGACGGAGGCGATGGACCGCCTCAAGACCACCGCCGAGTCCCACCAGCGGGTCATGGTCGTCGAGGTCATGGGCCGGCACGCGGGCTGGATCGCGCTGGAGTCCGGCATGGCCGGCGGCGCCCACGGCATCTGCCTGCCCGAGCGCCCCTTCGACCCGGCCGACCTCGTCAAGATGGTCGAGGAGCGGTTCTCGCGCGGCAAGAAGTTCGCCGTCATCTGCGTCGCCGAGGGCGCGCACCCCGCCGAGGGCACCATGGACTACGGCAAGGGCGCCATCGACCAGTTCGGTCACGAGCGCTTCCAGGGCATCGGCACCGCGCTCGCCTACGAGCTGGAGTCGCGCCTCGGCAAGGAGGCCCGCCCGGTGATCCTCGGCCATGTGCAGCGCGGCGGCACCCCGACCGCGTACGACCGCGTCCTCGCCACCCGCTTCGGCTGGCACGCCGTGGAGGCCGCGCACCGCGCCGAGTACGGCAGGATGACCGCGCTGCGCGGCACCGACATCACGATGGTGCCGCTCGCCGAGGCCGTCACCGAGCTGAAGACGGTGCCGAAGGACCGGATGGACGAGGCCGAGTCGGTCTTCTAG
- a CDS encoding helix-turn-helix transcriptional regulator, which produces MQHKAPANQPTPPFNAPAARRLREALGMAPGHVAYGMRASYGLAYITPETIIAWERGEATPSAAELTALAGALWCSPGELIGAPRTLREHRLALGLAPEDVARFVGLEIQSYLRMEETGDWRGNERQSSALAEVLRLAPRAFATVTGRDGQLAELLRRAVTTRWQAYTKPLSRLIPVTRRELEDVLHEMHLEYQALMAATLSWGGGSSSGSGDAGRDFMERILDEFWSRIRYL; this is translated from the coding sequence GTGCAGCACAAGGCTCCGGCGAACCAGCCGACCCCTCCGTTCAACGCCCCCGCCGCCCGCCGCCTCCGTGAGGCGCTGGGGATGGCCCCGGGCCATGTCGCGTACGGCATGCGTGCCTCGTACGGGCTCGCGTACATCACCCCCGAGACCATCATCGCCTGGGAGCGCGGCGAAGCGACGCCGAGCGCCGCTGAACTGACCGCGCTGGCCGGGGCGTTGTGGTGCTCCCCCGGCGAACTCATCGGCGCGCCGCGCACGCTGCGGGAGCACCGGCTCGCGCTCGGGCTCGCCCCGGAGGACGTGGCGCGGTTCGTGGGCCTGGAGATCCAGTCGTATCTGCGGATGGAGGAGACGGGCGACTGGCGGGGCAACGAACGGCAGTCGTCGGCGCTCGCCGAGGTGCTGCGGCTCGCCCCGCGCGCCTTCGCGACGGTCACCGGGCGGGACGGGCAGCTGGCGGAGCTGCTGCGCCGGGCGGTGACGACGCGCTGGCAGGCGTACACCAAGCCGCTGAGCCGGCTGATCCCCGTCACCAGGCGGGAGCTGGAGGACGTGCTGCACGAGATGCACCTGGAGTACCAGGCGCTGATGGCGGCGACGCTGAGCTGGGGCGGCGGTTCCTCGTCCGGGTCGGGGGACGCCGGGCGGGACTTCATGGAGCGGATCCTGGACGAGTTCTGGTCCAGGATCCGCTATCTGTGA
- a CDS encoding carbohydrate ABC transporter permease, which translates to MTRRSTRNRLTADTALAVVLVAFGLPLAWVVLSSLDADANLRVKWPAHATFGNFDAVLTPDITFTPLLNSLILCGGATALTVACAALAAYPLSRYRSRLNNPYLTTILFATCLPITAVMVPVYALFVQVNLIDTMAGTIYFFAASQLPFAIWLMKNFMDGVPKELEEAAWTDGAGTFQSLIRIVLPLMGPGIAVVTVFCFAMMWGNFFVPFMLLLSPDQMPASVSINDFFGNRGTVVYGQLAAFSIIYSTPVILLYVLVSRRFGGGFALGGAVKG; encoded by the coding sequence GTGACCCGCCGCTCCACCCGCAACCGGCTCACCGCCGACACGGCCCTCGCCGTCGTCCTCGTCGCCTTCGGGCTGCCGCTCGCCTGGGTGGTCCTCTCCTCGCTCGACGCCGACGCGAACCTGCGGGTGAAGTGGCCCGCGCACGCCACGTTCGGCAACTTCGACGCGGTGCTCACCCCGGACATCACGTTCACCCCGCTGCTCAACAGCCTCATCCTGTGCGGCGGGGCGACGGCGCTGACGGTGGCGTGCGCGGCGCTCGCCGCGTATCCGCTCTCGCGCTACCGCTCGCGCCTGAACAATCCGTACCTGACCACGATCCTGTTCGCGACGTGTCTGCCGATCACGGCGGTCATGGTGCCGGTGTACGCGCTCTTCGTGCAGGTGAACCTGATCGACACGATGGCGGGCACGATCTACTTCTTCGCCGCGTCCCAACTCCCGTTCGCCATCTGGCTGATGAAGAACTTCATGGACGGCGTGCCGAAGGAGCTGGAGGAGGCGGCCTGGACCGACGGGGCGGGCACCTTCCAGTCGCTGATCCGGATCGTGCTGCCGCTGATGGGGCCCGGCATCGCCGTCGTCACGGTCTTCTGCTTCGCTATGATGTGGGGGAACTTCTTCGTCCCGTTCATGCTGCTGCTCTCCCCCGACCAGATGCCGGCTTCGGTGAGCATCAACGACTTCTTCGGCAACCGCGGGACGGTCGTCTACGGGCAGCTCGCGGCGTTCTCGATCATCTACTCGACGCCGGTGATCCTGCTCTACGTCCTGGTGTCCCGGCGGTTCGGCGGCGGCTTCGCGCTCGGCGGCGCGGTGAAGGGCTGA